ACAGAAAGAATAGAGGGATCCGCTCTCTGGGTTTACGgcaccccccccagcccccccggGGTGTCCACAAACCGCATCTGGGCCTGAGGAGCATAAGCCATTGGCTTCTTCATGGAAAGCCGGGGCAGAAGCTGATCTCACTTAATGGAAATGTTGGGATGTCAGTTGAGTGTTCTACAAGTAGGGAAAGAGGGGAGTCATAAGACAGTCCCGAGATCCTGATCTCTAGGGCCCTCCACAAGGAAGTCCACCTTGATTTCTCCCGCATTTGCACTGAGGTTTCTGTCTGACAGCCCCGGAGCGGCACTGGGGACGTGAGTCTCCAATATCCCCCAATCTAGAAAGTTCCTGGGAGAGGCCATTTGTTTGGAGGCTCTCGTTATGACTTCGTGGCTGCATGTGTCCTGGCTGCTTCCTGGGCCTTATATGTGAAGCAAGAATGTGTTACACTTTGAGAAGGGATCTGTGCCCAAAGAATGGTGCCCAGAAACGTTGAACCCCCTGACTCCCCCACACAGTGGACCAGTAGGGCTCTGGGGTGGGGACTGGAGGACTTCGCTGCTGCCTCTGACATGTAACCCCCTCCCGGGAAAAACAGCAAAGGCCACTGTTATGCCCCTCAGAGCAGGTATCTGCTAGTGCTCCGCAGGATTGATGGAAAAGCCCGGTGGCCGCTGTTTCCCATGGCAACAGCTCAGCTCTGTGTGAAAGCAGGCTGTGTGGCTCTCGCTAAGGACCAGAGGCTCCTTATCACCAGCCCCATTCCCGCCTTGCTCCCTCCCATCCAGCCACCCCCAAATTACTTTAACCCATGGAGGGGAGATGGGGCTTCCTCAGTGATTCTCTGCTACGCACTCCAGCTGTCgtgccccacccccccttcccggACTGTGGTGCAAACAATAGTTTAGGGGTAAAGGAAGGAAAGTGGTAATTAGTCTTGGAATATTACTGTGGGTAAAAGcaagaagtggggggggggcagctgggtggctcagtgggttaggcctctgctttcggctcaggtcatgatcccgaggtcctgggatcgagtcccgcatcgggctctctgctcggtggggagcctgcttcctcctctctctctgcctgcctctctgcctacttgtgatctctctctctgtgtgtgtcaaataaatcaataaaatctttaaaagaaaaaaaaaagcaagaagcagGTACGCTGTCCTGGGGAGGCAAGGATATTGAGTCCGAAAATAAACGTTATCCAAAACAAAGAGGAACTGCAGGGAAAAGGGATGGGGTTTGCCTTTCTTTGGCTCCCAGaagaaggaatggagagagagagggaggggctcgAGCCAGGAGCACAGAGAAGAGAACAGAGTTAAAGAGCTTTgggcaaaaataaatattcccaaGGCACAGAGAACAACATTTATGCATGAGACTGGAAACTGGCCTACAGgatgattttaaaatgtcccaggggagaaaaggaaggaaaggcaatTCTGATGagtggaaaagaggaagaataagggagggaggggacagaggagagaaggaagaatgaggaTTCCCCAAAGACCAAGGTTTGCAAAAGCACCGTCAGTGGCCCAAACCCAGCCAGTCAGagtatttaaaaaccatttgagccaagtttgttttttaagtcaggAGATGCCGCCTCCCCAAAATCTAGATTTCTggcttctttggggaaaaaaaaaaaaaatcagaaaatttggcCACACTGGGTCTCCATATAGCCTTGAAGACCATCAGCTGGGACAGAGCTGCTGTCACTAGAACTCTGAGATCTGGGCTCTCCAGCCCCGAGACCCACCATCTGCTGCTCCGCACCCTGAACCCTGAGAAGTAGCTGTACCTCCTGATTTCCTTCATCCTTTCCGGTGCTTGTCTGACCCTTGTATTGTTTAAAATGCCAAgtactccccaccccaccctgattTTCTGGCGCAACAGAGTGTGGGCACCAGCACTGACCCTGGGAGAGAGGGCTTTTTCGGTTGATAATGCGGGGTCCTGGGTCTCAGACCTCAGACCAGGGAGGCCTTCGCCAAATGGGCTGGTTTAAGGGAAGAGTAAGTCTGAGCCTCAGGCTGGCTGGAACGGTCTCTAAGGAGAGCATGGAACAGGCCACAGCTGTGCACAGGGGTCAGCCCAGGGAGAAGAGCTCCACAGTCACTTCTGGAGGGTTCCGTGAGCACCTGCTGGCAATGGAGGTGCGAGACCCTGCACGCAGAAGGCAGTGCAAGGAGAGCGTATGCCCGCATCGTTAAAGCCACGTTCCAGCTTGCGTGCAAGATTGCAGCACATATTCCAAGCAAATTTTGAAGCTGCTCTTTGAAGATCATTTTAAGAAGGTCTAAAAAGCTGCCCATCCTGAACCCTGAGGGCCACTGGAATGAGGGTTAGAATCCTGGCTTTTCcacttcttagctgtgtgaccttgggcacattacttgacctctctgagcttcagttcccTCATCTAAAATATAGAGATATAAGAAAAGCTGTAATATCTAGAGGTGTGAAGATTAGAAATAATGTACTTCAGATGATAATAGTGGCCAGGCGCTTGGTTAACAAATGACTAGGTATTACCTAGCATTGCTATTAGTTGGCTAGTCTCGGAGGCATAGACTCTGGTTTGTCCACTTTTCTAATTATGTGTTTGCCTGAAGGTAAATGTGGTCTGTGGGAAATTTTAACTCTATTATCCAGGAACACTGGTGAGGATTTTAAAACAGGGCTCACGAAAAGTCAGAGATGAGATGCTGACGTGACAGGTAAAACGGAGGGAACTGGGGTCTCACCCCCAGTTCCGTCTCTAAAGCCAGGACAGCCTCCGTGAGTCCtctgtttggatttttgtttcctAAGCTGTGGAAACCACTGGCTGGTGGCAGTCCTCTCGAATTGCATTGCTCAACTCAACGACACcagccacatgtgactatttaaattgaaattaattaaaattaaataacattaaaaattcaacTCTTCCGTCACATTGGCTCTATTTCCAGTGCTCGATCACCACATATGGCTAGCGTGACAGCAcggatatagaacatttccatcatcacaggaAGTGCTATAAGACAGGGCTGAACCTGTGAGCTTGCTACCCAGTGTCTGGTCGTCCTCTGAGCGCCATCGGccacctgggaacttgtcagaaagGCAGAGTCTCAGGTGCCATTCTACACCCTTAGAagcaaaatctgcattttaacaaggttcCCCAGTGATCACAGGCTCAAGTTTAAGAAGCTCTGATCTGTAAGATTTGTTTtgactctaaaaataaaattcggGAATCTGGGTATCTGCTTTGCAAAGtcttggggaaagaaagaagctacCGGCTTGTCCAAATTCTGATTCATTGAATTACCTCAAAGGAAAGAATTGAGGTCTTGTGATGGAAGTTCAGCAGGACACCCGCACCCCTgcgggagaagaggaaggaactcAGCAGCCCTCTGAAGGAGACCCGGGAACATCAGGGCTGGGAAGGCAGCAAATCCAGCTCTCATCACTATGCCTCCCATCATCCTGGGGCATTCAGTCCTTTCCTGAAGACTTCCAGAGAAGgaacattctcattttttttgtggtggcaaaaacaaaaacaaaaacaaaaataaaaacaaaaatattagaaatgggCAGCATGTTCTGGCCGGGTCTTCCTAATGGGCTCGCTAAAGCTCCCCTGGTCAAACCTCACCAGGAAGGAACTCAGGCAGATCTTACATTCAAGTAGGGCAAATGAGAAACAGATTGGAGAAGAAATCAAGGCCACGTTCAACAGTGACAGTAAGGGCAGACTAAACAAGCTTCTGGGCACGTGGCCCAAACCCAGGTCTGTGGCTTGAACTGTAAAACAGAGAATGTACAACCGGAATGtacactctggaaaatggtatggaggtacctcaaaaggttgaaaatagagctaccctatgtcccagcaattgcactactggtatttaccacaacgatacaaatgtagtgatctgaaggggcacgtgcaccccagtgtttatagcagcaatgtccacaacagccaaactatggaaagggcccagatgtccatcggtagacgaatggataaagaagaggtggcacatagtaaaatggaatattatgcagccatcaaaaagaacgaaATTTTTGCCATTTACAAATTTGCAGATGGAccagagggtattacgctgagcaaagtaagtcagagaaagacaattatcatgtgatttcactcatatgtggaaattaagaaacaaaacagatgaacagaggggaagggaaggaaacataaACTAAGaggagatcagagagggagaaaagccatacgagactcttaactataggaaacaaactgagggctgctggtggggaggtgggtgggaggaagggataattgggtgatgggctttaagtagggcacatgatgtaacgagcactgggtgttatttgcaACTGATGactcactgaactctacctctgggaaaaaagaaaataaataaatgaaatagagaatgcATTCAGTGCTCTCCTTGCAGAAAGTTTTGGTGTCTTTTGGTGACGTGCTGTTTTCAGTATAATAACAAGGAGGATAATATTAGATCTGTTGCTCATTAAGAAAACATGTGCCTCTTACAGGACAAAATTGCAgtaatatatcttatttaattgATATTAGTTTTTATTGTCCAATGTTGCAGTTTTAATGTGCCCATAAATCTGTTTCTTACTTTCAGAGAAGTATCTGTATTAAGAACACCCTGTGCAAGAATGAAGGCAAGAGAAGGGAAATATGAAtccaaaatacatattattaattttttaggaaGCAAGCAAAATGGTGCCTCATAAAGGATATTAGTGGGGAAAAAACAGCTGGGATTTCTgatttactttaaagaaaaatctgctGATCTGAGACACAGCTTTCTAGGGCCAACTATCCTGATGCGGGGTGAGAGCGGGGGAAAATGATCAGATAGCAATGACTTTGTGATCTACAGGTCAGCTCTTAAGCGGTCACTGGCAGAAAGTGTAACATGTTTCCAGCAGAGACCACCGAGCTGAGTTCTGGTCACATACCCCGGAGTCAGGGAATCTGGGCCGTGGTGCCAGATTCTGCCCCAGGAGGCtgccccaggaggcagggagaccagatCTGAGGTCCACTGCACCACCAACTGTCTGTAGGACTGCTGACAGATCTCAGCGAGCCCCTGAAGCCTCAGTTTCTGTGTGAAAGGCAAAGGGTCCTTCGGATGGAGGGAGATGCTTTCCGGAAAGTgagcagaagaggcagagagtCCCTTTTAGTGGATCGTCTAGTCTAATAATGGTTTGGGGTCAAATCCAAAGCTGTGACCAAAAAAGCAAAGAGGGCCACGCCCAAGAAGGGAGGCAGCACTTGGGACCCACTCTGATGCAAGGTATCCTGACCATGGCCCACCCACTCCGCTGATGGCCGCTGTCCCCCTGTCCCAGCTGCGGGACAGCTCGACTCAGGGCGGCAGTGCTGGGGAAAGCTCAGGAGCACAGAAAACCCTTCGGAGATTTCCAGGGATCAGAGTGGAGCAGAATGGGGTCACTGCACAGGAGCACTGCCAACCTCTAAACCAATCCCAGATGCCAAAAGGAGGCAAGCGTGCAGGAGAAAAGAATTAGGTCCTTCTGCTGGTGCCCGTTCTAGTGGTTACTCCAGTTCCCCTCTGGATAGAGTGAGAACATCCTCTTAGGCTGAATTCTGAATCGCTGATAAGGCCGGTCTCACATGGTCATTAATGACCCTTCCTCAACAGTTACTTGCTCTCCAGATCTCTTTTCTGTACGGAGCATCTCCCTTCACGAGACAGGAACTGCAAACCCTCTGTGTTATTGCAGGAGAAACTTCCACAGGTTTGTTCCTCACTTGCCTGTTTCCGCGTCTCCTTTTTGCCCTTCATTCACCTCGTTCATCCCGAACACAGAAAGACTTGCTTCTCCACCTCGAGCTGCTCAGTGCCTGCCTACGAGCCAATGCCCGGAGAGGTCTGCCACCCTGGGTGTAATCCACGGACTCAAACCGTGTCCGGCTACTCCAGAAATCCAGCTCCTGATGGAAATCTGATATGAGGAAGGGTGTATGTGACCGTGTTTAAAATCCGATTCATGTCTTTATTAAAATCCTATGAATATGTTATAATGCTCATTAGATGTTTTCCTGCTAATCAGGAGAGAAACGTCCCAAATTGATTTTATGTGGTTCCCAATGAACCCAAGACTCTGAGGGCATCACAGAACTAAATATGTGTGGCCGTCTGGGTGGCAGCAGCCCCATAGCACCTATGTTTGGATGATGCCACAtctgggaaaagagaaatgatgatTAACTCAGTgacaaaatattctaattttcctTGCGAGATCCTTGGGGCAGAACTTCCCTCAGAGGGTAGGAGTGGGTGGGAAGGGCGTGGGTGAGCCAGCGTCACACAGCAGAGACACACTGGCCCCAGTCCTGGGCCACGTTTAAATTTGGATGCCCTCGGCATGCTTTCTGGTCTGCAAAATTAGAGCACAAGAAAAGAGATGACTATCAAAAAGTGATCTTATGGAACTCCATGCATGGAAATTTCAGCCTGTCCATCAGCTGAGGTTTTGCTGGAATTATGAAGATCTGTGATACAGTATTGCTGCTTGTATCAGTTAACAATCACGGCTTAATAAAGCTCATGGAATTCAATGGCTTAGAAGTTGGTCAGGAGGGCCTCCTTCAGCTGTCTGGCACTCGGCTGGCTCTTGGTTGATGGAACTGACCGACCCTGTAGTCTTTGTCCTCCAGCAGCCCAACCTGGTATGATAGGCTGAATAATGTACCCCCCCCCATCTCCACCCCAAGATGCCTATGTCCTGACGCCCAAAACCCATGACTATGTTAGTCCGCACAATGATAGAGGCTCTACATTCGGGATTAAATTAAGAAGGTTGAGATGGGGAGATGCTCCTGGATTATCGGGGTGAGCCCAATATGATCACAGCAGTCCTTATAAAGGGAGGCAGAAGGATCAGAGTCCTAGAAGAGATAAGCATGGAAGCAGAggtccaagagaaagaaaaacatgcagcatTGCTGGCTTTGAGATGGAGGAAGAGTCCATGAGCTTCCAGAAGCTGCAAAAAGTGacgaaatggattctcccctagaacctccagaaggaacataGCTCTCTGGACCCATTTTAAACCTgatctccagaactataagagaatCAGTAGGTGTTTCTATCAGCCTCTAGGCCTGTGGCTGTTTGCTACAGTAGCAGTGGGAGACTAACACATGGGGATATGATAAGAAGTTAGGAGGAGGGTTCCGAGAGAGAAGCAAGGGTGAATCACAGACTCAGGATTGGCTCTCTGCCACTTCTGCCCCATTCTATGTGCCAAAGATCTCACAAAGCCATTCTGAAGTCAAGGGTTGGAGAACTAGACCCACCTCTTGATGGATTAGtctctttctcttgcctcttGATGGGAGAAGCCGTAAAGTCCCATTGGAAGGGGTGCAGAGACACAGACAGGTAAAGAGTTATGACCACCGTTGGCCTCCAGTCTACCACCATGTGCTTTACACAGTGACAGGAAACATTCAAAAGCAACGTCTAACCCtggtgttcttttttatttccagggACGCAGGCAGCATGGGTGTCTGGAACTCAGGCGCTGCCGTCTTCCTAAGTCTTTGGGGGATGTATGTGTCTCCCAGAAGCCCTGGCTGGATGGCCTTTATCCAACACTGCGGAGTCTGCTGTTTTGTGGCTTTCATTTCAGTGGGGCTTCTCTCTGTGGCCTCCTCCTGGCTTCTGTCCTCACTCACGGTCTTCAGCACCTCCTGGGTGATCACCGGCGCTCTGCTCTGCTGCTCCAAGCACGCGCGatgtttcattcttctcttcttcctctcttgtgGCCTGCGGGAAGGCAAGAGCGCCTTGATGGCCGCCGGCACGGGGATAGTAATCTTTGGACAcgtggaaaatatttttcacaactTCAAAGGTCTCCTGGATGGTATGACTTGCAACCTAAGAGCAAAGAGCTTTTCCATACATTTTCCACTTTTGCAAAGATACATCGAAGCAATTCGGTGGATGTATGGCCTTGCCACTCACCTGAATCTATTTGATGACCTTATTTCTTGGAACCAGACTCTAGCGGTCTCTCTCTTCAGTCCCACTCAAGCCCTGGAGGCACAGTTAAACGACACCAAAGGCCAAGCCCTGGGCGTCTTGTACAAGATGGTGACGGCGACAGGGGCATTGTCCTTGCTGGGTCGGCAGCTGCTTGCCCTTACGGGGCTGCTCCTGGTGCTTTTTGGCACTGGCCTCTTCATGAAGCGATTTTTGGACCCCAGTGGTTGGAAGTTTGAAAACATCTTCATCACCAAACAATTTGTTCATTTTGATGAAAGAGAGAGGCGTCTACAGAGGCCCGGCGTCCTCCCGCTGaataaggaggaaaggaagaaatacgTCACCATCCCGTCTTTCTGGTTGTCTCCGAAAGAAAGGAGAAACCTGGGGCTGTTTTTCCTCCCCATACTCATCCACCTCTACATCTGGGTGCTGTTCGCAGCCATCGATTATCTGCTGTATCGGCTCATTCTCTCAGTGAGCGACCGTTTCCGAAGCTTGCCTGGGCTTGAAGTTCACTTGAAACAGCACAGAGAGGTAGGGACAGGCTGGCGGCGTGTTCTGGCCATTTGCTGGGGTGTCTTAAGAAGGACTGTGACCTTCCCAGAGCAGGGCAGTGTCTTCCTCACCTTTGGATCCCCATGacggcacagtgcctggcatgttgGCGTTACTGACGCCCAATAATTGTTGGTGAAATTGATTCAACGTCATACTGTTCCAGTATGATATCAGTCTGAGCATCTCAGGTCAGGTCACTGTGTTAGTTTCCCGGGGCCGCTGTAACAAACGGACACAAAATGGGTGGTTCGAAACAACAAAAATGGATTCTCTTATAGTTCTGGGAGtaagaagtccaaaatcagtatcactgggctgaaatcaagtgttggcaaCGCCACACTCACTTGTGACTCTGGGGGAGAATCCACGAGAGGCTGCTCTCAACTTCTGGTGGTTTGTCGCTTTCCATGGCTGGTGGCTCAGCTCTCCACCTTCATTTCTGTCTttgcttcatctcctcctccgTGTATATAaaatctctgcttctctcttaaAAGATGCGTGTGATTGCATTAGAGCTCACTAGGCTAATCAGGGTAAATTCTCCAGCTCAAGATCCTTGACTTGGTCACTTCTGCCAAGtcccttttttccaaataaagtaacATTTATAGATTTAGGGCCTTAGGATCTTATatcatggggggggggtgcattttTTGCTTTCTATAGTCAGCAAACCCTGAAATGTAGGAATCAGTGTTTCTGATATGGAACATGAAGTTGGTTCTCAAGCGAGAGTACCTGGCATGAACCAAGggtccttcttcctctctctgtcggACCTGTGCAAGTAGACTTTGAGCACCTTTTGTGAATGAGAGCTTCCCTTCTTTGAGTCTTGAGCCCTTCTACAACACAAGAGGCCTCCCAAAGCGTGCACATAGCATTTAAGGATGTGTCACAGAGGATGGTCACTGAAAAAAAAGGGCTCCTAGGTAACCAAATGTTACCGCTGGTGCTAGAAGGCGGTAATAGCCTCTAGAACAATGAAAACAActaccttggttttttttttttaggtcagtggttctcaaccttaaGTATGTTTTAAGTATTTCCTGGGATGGATGCAGAGTCTCAGGCTTTAACTTACAGAGAATCTGTTTTCAAAAAGAGAATAACTTTAATAAGCACTGCATATGACTTCAAAGTAGGTGGTCCATAACTTTGAGACACTTTGGCTCAGACACCCAAAAGCAGGGGCTTTCTAAATCCGTGGATATCTCCTGTGGCTGCATGGTGTCGTTACTGTGGATCTGAGCAAGCAGATGAACACCCCCAAAATCAGATTTCAGTGGATCCGgttgaggctggggtgggggatttttaaaaactctcggAGTAATTGGGCTGTATGGccaagattgagaaccactgttctaaacTCCGCCCAAAAGAATGGAGCCGGAGGtcactggatggatggatgataatCTTGATGGGTGAAGACAGTGTTTCCCTAAACCGGTGCCCCCTGAATCTCAGGGAATctgcctttctctcctttgttctcgCTCCTCTTAGCAGCTGTGTCCCCAGCCAAGAAGACCACGGTTTTCACGCAtcccaattttctcttttccctgggGAAGTGTGTGATTATGTGGGCATTTCAGAGGATGTGGATATCGTCGGATATTGCCTTGATTTCTTTTAAACGCAGAGGCTGTGAAGCTGAGCTAGGTGGGATGTGTGCATGCGCGTGCCTGGGTGTGTGCATGGTGTGTGAGTGGGTATGGGAGTGTTGCGCGTGCTGGGGCGGAGTGCGCTAGCCTGGGATGGTGAAAACCCCGACAGCTGTCTCCACATGTCTGATTTTCCCTTGCTTGCTTTTGTCAGCTACGGTAGGGGAACTCTTAGAAGGAAATGGCAGAAAACGTGTCTGCAAGCCTTCCTTGGTCTAGTTCTGGGCTGTTTCTCAGAGTTGATGACCCCCAGCACTCTACTGCCCCTAAAGAATTCAGTGAATTCCCAGATCCCTGTTGCTCGCAGATATCTGGAGCAGGGGGCATAGGGGATCGGGGTTTCAAGTGAAATCCAAACTAGATTTCCGGACATGCTtgatgtgggagggaggggctggcaggtTAAAGggcctcttcccacccctcccccaatgcattctcctttgtctttcttccttgctgggttcttcctctcctctcttccctgtttctttctctcacattTATTTCTCCCACAGACAATACCCATGCCTGCTTTGTGAATTCTCACCATTttagacagaaggagagaaaagcaagTTCTGCCTTTCAAAAAAAACGCCCAGAAGCTTTCCAATGACAATGTCCTGACAAATATATTTTTGCGCATCACCGGGGAGCGGGGATGCAAAGATGTCTAAGCTTTCCGCTGCTACCCTGGCGGACTCCCATCCTGGTGGGGGAGGCCGCCACGCGATCTCACACAGCGACAGCAGCGGGGCAGTGGGCGCTGGGGCAGACGTGCCTAAGAGACTGCGTGCCGTGGGGGCTCCTCTCAGACTCTCTCCTGCCGTGCCTAGAGGACTGCCTTCAGCAGCCACCTCCTGGGACCCGCCATGGGGCTGCCCTTATCCCAGGATGCCCTTGGAGGCTCCTGGTCCCTCCGTTGTGGCAGGATCGCAAAGGAGACGTCCAGCAGGGGAAAGAACCATCCCCTCAAGGTTTTGCCAGGATTCCTTTCCCACCCTCATAAgattttagataaatattttcagtaaagaagaaagaagggaaatgacCCAAAGTGAGCTAGCTGGATGGGTGgacatggaaagagaaaatagcCAGTGCTGTTACTTATCAAG
This region of Mustela erminea isolate mMusErm1 chromosome 16, mMusErm1.Pri, whole genome shotgun sequence genomic DNA includes:
- the DCSTAMP gene encoding dendritic cell-specific transmembrane protein, with the translated sequence MGVWNSGAAVFLSLWGMYVSPRSPGWMAFIQHCGVCCFVAFISVGLLSVASSWLLSSLTVFSTSWVITGALLCCSKHARCFILLFFLSCGLREGKSALMAAGTGIVIFGHVENIFHNFKGLLDGMTCNLRAKSFSIHFPLLQRYIEAIRWMYGLATHLNLFDDLISWNQTLAVSLFSPTQALEAQLNDTKGQALGVLYKMVTATGALSLLGRQLLALTGLLLVLFGTGLFMKRFLDPSGWKFENIFITKQFVHFDERERRLQRPGVLPLNKEERKKYVTIPSFWLSPKERRNLGLFFLPILIHLYIWVLFAAIDYLLYRLILSVSDRFRSLPGLEVHLKQHREEQGTQDIIYDCSFHMSLFETTCIPEPKLLLSKTWIPLSIILVILVVLGLLSSILTQLKILVLASFYPSVQAARIRYLHGKLLKKRSKQAGGGGSSQQRPYFTKIHFWFPVLKMIRKKRTDLAVEGNP